CAGGCTCGGTTATCCGCGCTCGCCCGGTCGGCATCCTGAACATGACCGACGACGGCGGCGGCGATGCCAAAGTCATCGCAGTGCCACACGACAAGCTGTCCCAGCTGTACGTCGACGTGAAGGAATACACCGACCTGCCAGCGCTGCTGCTGGAACAGATCAAACACTTCTTCGAGAACTACAAAGACCTCGAAAAAGGCAAATGGGTGAAGATCGACGGTTGGGGCAACGCAGACGCCGCCCGCGCCGAGATCATGAAGTCGGTTGCCGCCTACAAAGGCTGATACCCGCACCGCATTGCCACGGCAATAGAAAAGCCCCGATGATTCGGGGCTTTTTTTTGGCGAAAATAAACATCGAGTTCATTTATTAACTTGCGACGTTCAACTAACCGGAACCACTGAAGAATAAGACTACAACTAAGGAAAAGCCTACACGCGCAACTCAACGCATGGTTTATTTGAATAGCTTTCCCGGCCAGTAAACTCTGCGTTCATGAATACATCAGGTGATCGTTTAAAAGCGCTACTACGGGAAGTTCATCTTTCCGCCTCCGACTTCGCCAAGAACCGCGGCGTCACGCCTCAGCACGTGAACAACTGGTTCAAGCGCGGCGTCCCCATGGGCCGACTCAACGAGATCGCAGAGCTCCTATGCGTCTCCAGCCGCTGGTTAAGCGACGGCCGCGGCCCCAAACACCCACCGGCCAATTACCTGCTGGACGGCCCCAACGCAAGGATTGCATCTGCCCGCGAAGACATCGGCAAATACCTCACAGGCCCCGCCTGCCGCCCGGAAAACCCCGACGTGGAGATCCCCCTCCACCCCACGTTCACCTCCACCGAGCGCATCCGCGTCTCCCAGCACACCCTCAAAACCCTCAACGTAGACCCCGACCGCGCCGTAGGCGCCTACATGGTCGACAACAGCATGATCGACATCATCCAGCAAGGCGCCACCCTCGCCGTCGACAAAGGCCGCACCCAGATCGTCGACGGCGAAATCTACGCCGTCGAACACGACGGCATGCTGCGCATCAAATACCTCTACAACCGCCCTGGCGGCGGCCTGCGCATGCGCAGCCACAACGCCAGCGAACACCCGGACGAATACCTCACCTACGACCAACGCTTCGAGCAGAACTTCCAGATAGTGGGCTGGGTATTCTGGTGGTCCACCCTCAACAACCGCCGCCCACCGGTACCGCTGGACGAACACCTGCTGGGCTGGGAAGGCTCTGAATCGGAACCGGAGGTGGGCAACTGAAGTGAATGTGGGTATCATGCGCCGCACATTTGGCAGGGGAATGGCTTCACGCTGTTTGCCCCGTCAGGCGATGCGGAGGAGTTCCCGCAGATGCCCTACTATTCAGCCCGACGCAATGTGGGCTGAGCGATTTGAAGGCTGGTGAGGCTTGTCAAAAACAAGCTGAGGCAGTCCCCGAGAAGCCGGCCACAAGCCGGCTTTTTAATGCCCGTCGATCTCAGCTCAATTGTCCGATAGCTGTTGGACAAGTGAATATTCAATAAGCGGGCACCTAATCTACCAACCTTCTATCCGCGTCACGGCCGCTGCAAACACCCCACAGCCCGATCCGCCACCATCTTCGCCATCTCTACCAAATGCATCACTGCCCTTTGCGGCGCTGCCATCGGTTCCCCGAGCATCTGCGACGTGGCCACCGCACAGTGCAACAGCTCAGCCACTTGCACCCAGGCGTCCTCGAAGCTCAGTTCTTCATTTACGGTAAATGGATTGGTCGCGGGTGATGATGATGACTCTGGACAAACGTTATCCATAGCAAAACTCCTAGCAGTAAGTGATTACCACCGTCCTTTCGCGACTAAACGAGCAGAGGTGGCGGCTGTACGCAGGTTAGTCGACCGGCCGCTAGGCACCGGCGCACCCGGAGGTGCCCTGCGCACAGCCACCATAAAGTGCAGGTGAGAAAACACCTGTCTTTGGGATGGCGCGTGCGCCTAGCGAAGTACGAGCGACTAAACCCGATCACTGAATAGGCAGTGACAATCCGCAGCCTAGTCACCCATCCCCGCTGGCGCAATGCGCTTGGGATTCTCTCGGAAACGTCCTGCAAATGAAAGGGATCCGCCCTGCCGGCCCTTTAAAATCAGCGCATTTTCAAGCCTGTGTTCCCCCCACCCACTTGTGTGCTCCGGTGACACGCACCTGCTCTTGCCCCCACGCCATAAACCCCAGATGAAACGTCCTACACCCATATCTAAACAAACCGTTTAAACCCGAATCGCGTGCATTCCTCGCCGCTTGGCCCAGAACCTGCTTATTGCACACCGTACAATAAAACCGGCTCGAGCCGGGCCAACACCCATCACCGCTGCTCACTGCAGCTCGGGGGAATGCTGATGTCCACATCACCGCTTCACTCTTCCAACCATGGCTTGTCGCGCTCGCTTAAAGAGCGCCACGTCATGTTGATCGCGATCGGCGGCATTATCGGGGCCGGTTTGTTTTTGGGGTCGGGCAAGGCGATTGCCACGGCGGGGCCGGCGTTGTTGCTGGCGTATGCGTTGTGTGGGGGGATGGTTTATCTGATTGCGCGGGCGCTGGGGGAGTTGTCGTTGTATCGGCCCAGCAGTGGGTCGTTTGCGACCTATGCCGAGGAGTTTCTGGGGCCGCGGGTGGCGTTTATTACGGGTTGGTCGTACTGGATGATCTGGATTCTGGTGGGGGTGCTGGAGGTGACCGGAATTGGTTTGTTGATGAAGTATTGGTTCCCGGAGTTACCGCAGTGGATTCCGGCGTTGGTCACGGTGGGCGTGTTGATGGTGATCAATCTGTTTGCGGTGAAGACGTTCGGCGAGGTGGAGTTCTGGCTGGCGTTGATCAAGGTGCTGACGATAGTCGGGTTGATTGGGGCGGGGTTGGCGATTTTGCTGTTTGGGCTGCCGACATCGGCGCCGACGACGCCTTCGGTGACCAACCTGTGGCGCCATGATGGATTTTTCCCGAATGGCTGGAGCGGCTTCTGGTTCGCGGTGCCTGTGGCCGCGTTTACCTTTGCGGGGATTGAGGTGGTCGGCCTGGTGGCGGCGGAAACGGCTGAGCCGCAGCGCACGTTGCCACGGGCGATCAACAGCATTTTGTGGCGGATGGCGATTTTTTACCTGGGGTCCATCGCGGTGATCATGGCGCTGTATCCGTGGAATCAGATCGACACGGCGCAAAGCCCGTTCGTGATGGTGTTCGACAGTATCGGCATGGGCGTGGCGGCCGGGTTTATCAACTTTGTGGTGATCAGCGCGTTGGCGTCTTCGTGCAATACCGGGCTGTTTGCTACCAGCCGCATGTTGTTTGCGCTGTCGCATATCCAGCAGGCGCCGCGTCAGTTGCAGGTGTTGAGCCCACGCCAGGTGCCGGCCCGTTGCCTGATGGTGTCGACCGCGATTTTGCTGGTGGGGGTGCTGCTCAATTACCTGATCCCGGAGAGCATTTTCAGCCTGTTGATGACCGGGATTCTGGGCCTGTTGATTTGGGTGTGGGTGGTGATCATGGCGGCGCATATGGCCTATCGCCGTAAGGTGCAGCGCTGCGCGTTGGGTGAGGTGCATTACCGCCTGCCCTGGCCCAAGGTCAGCAGTGTGCTGGTGTTGGGCTATTTGACGGTGCTGGTGGTGTTGGTGATCCGCGACCCGGAAACGCGCGCGGCGGCCTATGTGGCGGCGGCATGGTTTGGGTTGTTGATGCTAGTGTATCCGAAACCTGCCGCATCGAAGGGGGTGGGTGATGCCTGGAATGCTTGAACTCACGCGTTGCCTTCAACGCTATATCCGCGCCAATCCCAACAGTGCGCGCCAACTGGACTGGGCCGCGCGGGTGATGCCCGGCGGTAACACGCGCTCAGTGTTGTTTTATGAGCCGTTCCCGCTGGTGATGACGGGCGGCAGCGGCTGCTTTCTCAACGATCTGGACGGGCACCGCTACGTCGACTTCCTCGCCGAATACACGGCGGCGCTGTATGGGCACTCCCATCCGGTGATCACCCATGCGTTGACCGGGGCGATGGCGAACGGGCTGAACCTGAGCGCACACACCGAATTGGAGGCACGGCTGGCGAGCTTGATTGTGGAGCGCTTCGCTTGTATCGAGCAGGTGCGCTTTACCAACTCCGGTACCGAGGCGAATCTGCTCGCGCTGGCGGCGGCAAAGGCCTACACCGGACGCAGTGCAATCATCGCGTTCAACGGCGGTTATCACGGCGGCGTGTTGAGCTTTGCCGGGGCGAACACGGCGATGAATGTGCCCCATCGGGTGTACCTGGCCGACTACAACGACATGGACAGCGTCGAGCGCTTGCTGCATGAGCATGTCGATATTGCGGCGATTCTGGTGGAGCCGATGCTGGGCGCCGGCGGCTGCATCTGCGCCGAGCCGGGCTTTCTCCAAGGGCTGCGTGAAAGGAGCCAGGCCCATGGCGCATTGCTGATTTTCGATGAGGTGATGACCTCGCGTCTGGCCCCCGGCGGGCTGCAGGAAAAACTGGGTGTCAGGCCCGACCTGATGACCCTGGGCAAGTACATCGGTGGCGGCATGCCGTGCGGCGCGCTGGGCGGGCGAGCGGACATCATGGCGCAGTTCGACCCTCGCCAGGGGCGCCTGTCCCATGCCGGCACCTTCAACAATAATGTGCTGACCATGGCGGCGGGCATCGCGGGTCTTGAGCAGGTGTACACCCGCGAAGCGGCGCTGGAACTCAATGCCCGCGGCGACGGCTTGCGCGAGCATCTCAACGACGTGCTGGCGCCCCTGGCGATGCAATTTACGGGGCAAGGTTCGGTGATGAATCTGCATCCCACGAGCGTCCCG
This region of Pseudomonas sp. MUP55 genomic DNA includes:
- the ppa gene encoding inorganic diphosphatase, with the translated sequence MSYSKIPAGKDLPNDIYVAIEIPANHAPIKYEIDKDSDCLFVDRFMATPMFYPANYGFIPNTLADDGDPLDVLVVTPYPVTPGSVIRARPVGILNMTDDGGGDAKVIAVPHDKLSQLYVDVKEYTDLPALLLEQIKHFFENYKDLEKGKWVKIDGWGNADAARAEIMKSVAAYKG
- a CDS encoding helix-turn-helix transcriptional regulator — protein: MNTSGDRLKALLREVHLSASDFAKNRGVTPQHVNNWFKRGVPMGRLNEIAELLCVSSRWLSDGRGPKHPPANYLLDGPNARIASAREDIGKYLTGPACRPENPDVEIPLHPTFTSTERIRVSQHTLKTLNVDPDRAVGAYMVDNSMIDIIQQGATLAVDKGRTQIVDGEIYAVEHDGMLRIKYLYNRPGGGLRMRSHNASEHPDEYLTYDQRFEQNFQIVGWVFWWSTLNNRRPPVPLDEHLLGWEGSESEPEVGN
- a CDS encoding amino acid permease, whose protein sequence is MSTSPLHSSNHGLSRSLKERHVMLIAIGGIIGAGLFLGSGKAIATAGPALLLAYALCGGMVYLIARALGELSLYRPSSGSFATYAEEFLGPRVAFITGWSYWMIWILVGVLEVTGIGLLMKYWFPELPQWIPALVTVGVLMVINLFAVKTFGEVEFWLALIKVLTIVGLIGAGLAILLFGLPTSAPTTPSVTNLWRHDGFFPNGWSGFWFAVPVAAFTFAGIEVVGLVAAETAEPQRTLPRAINSILWRMAIFYLGSIAVIMALYPWNQIDTAQSPFVMVFDSIGMGVAAGFINFVVISALASSCNTGLFATSRMLFALSHIQQAPRQLQVLSPRQVPARCLMVSTAILLVGVLLNYLIPESIFSLLMTGILGLLIWVWVVIMAAHMAYRRKVQRCALGEVHYRLPWPKVSSVLVLGYLTVLVVLVIRDPETRAAAYVAAAWFGLLMLVYPKPAASKGVGDAWNA
- a CDS encoding aspartate aminotransferase family protein gives rise to the protein MPGMLELTRCLQRYIRANPNSARQLDWAARVMPGGNTRSVLFYEPFPLVMTGGSGCFLNDLDGHRYVDFLAEYTAALYGHSHPVITHALTGAMANGLNLSAHTELEARLASLIVERFACIEQVRFTNSGTEANLLALAAAKAYTGRSAIIAFNGGYHGGVLSFAGANTAMNVPHRVYLADYNDMDSVERLLHEHVDIAAILVEPMLGAGGCICAEPGFLQGLRERSQAHGALLIFDEVMTSRLAPGGLQEKLGVRPDLMTLGKYIGGGMPCGALGGRADIMAQFDPRQGRLSHAGTFNNNVLTMAAGIAGLEQVYTREAALELNARGDGLREHLNDVLAPLAMQFTGQGSVMNLHPTSVPIRRPADIPTHRNHLRDLFFFHLLECGIYSARRGLFALSLPLTDRELIRLITATHTFAERYGGD